One segment of Patulibacter sp. SYSU D01012 DNA contains the following:
- the dgt gene encoding dGTP triphosphohydrolase has protein sequence MSVVPQTATSGEPHARRRAFEDAFLDPRAARTWPPRRAVDEPDDPLRTPLQRDRDRVVHSKAFRRLKHKTQVFLAPEGDHYRTRLTHTLEVTGIARTVARALDLNEDLVEAIGLAHDLGHAPFGHIGEEALDACLRPHGRGFRHWEHSVRIITVLEDAPSAVRERGGRALNLCGNVVDGVAGHSGRSPMPATLEGRIVRIVDRIAYLNHDIDDAIRAGVLREADLPAGPISVLGATPSRRIDRLVGDLVATSREAGDIRQGGEAGEAMDALRTWMFEHVYLAPAAEAEHRKAHELVRTLFEHHLETASAEQEQGDGVARLPLAIADGGWDQYHVQREPDPDADALQRATDWVAGMTDRYALRAYADLVVPRVHAG, from the coding sequence ATGAGCGTCGTGCCGCAGACCGCCACCTCCGGGGAGCCCCACGCGCGGCGGCGCGCGTTCGAGGACGCGTTCCTCGACCCGCGCGCGGCGCGCACCTGGCCGCCCCGGCGCGCGGTGGACGAGCCCGACGACCCGCTCCGCACGCCGCTGCAGCGCGACCGGGACCGCGTCGTCCACTCGAAGGCGTTCCGGCGCCTGAAGCACAAGACGCAGGTCTTCCTGGCGCCCGAGGGCGACCACTACCGCACCCGCCTGACGCACACGCTCGAGGTCACGGGCATCGCCCGCACGGTCGCGCGGGCCCTCGACCTGAACGAGGACCTCGTCGAGGCGATCGGCCTGGCGCACGACCTGGGCCACGCGCCGTTCGGGCACATCGGCGAGGAGGCGCTCGACGCCTGCCTGCGCCCGCACGGCCGCGGCTTCCGCCACTGGGAGCACTCCGTCCGGATCATCACGGTGCTCGAGGACGCGCCGAGCGCCGTCCGCGAGCGCGGCGGCCGGGCGCTCAACCTGTGCGGGAACGTCGTCGACGGCGTCGCCGGGCACTCGGGCCGCTCCCCGATGCCGGCCACCCTCGAGGGCCGGATCGTCCGGATCGTCGACCGCATCGCGTACCTCAACCACGACATCGACGACGCGATCCGCGCCGGCGTGCTGCGCGAGGCCGACCTGCCCGCCGGGCCGATCTCGGTGCTCGGGGCCACGCCGTCGCGGCGCATCGACCGGCTCGTCGGCGACCTCGTCGCGACGTCCCGCGAGGCCGGCGACATCCGCCAGGGGGGCGAGGCCGGCGAGGCGATGGACGCCCTGCGCACCTGGATGTTCGAGCACGTCTACCTGGCGCCGGCGGCCGAGGCGGAGCACCGCAAGGCCCACGAGCTGGTGCGCACGCTCTTCGAGCACCACCTCGAGACCGCCAGTGCCGAGCAGGAGCAGGGGGACGGCGTCGCCCGGCTGCCGCTCGCGATCGCCGACGGCGGCTGGGACCAGTACCACGTGCAGCGCGAGCCGGATCCCGACGC
- the recO gene encoding DNA repair protein RecO, whose product MAGTRVSTEAVVLRSMRYGEADRILHAITPELGRIGAIARGARRPKSKLGGRLEPLAVVRVELLRGRSDLMTVVGADTVVVHHRILTSHAALTHAQRACHVVDRTCVPDEPSERVHGLLRTLLAVLDARPERATEGLQLAFRLKLLYALGLQPALGSCVRCGRAEDLVGFDAAQGGVVCASCQGDAPTVEPAALAFMVAALGAPLADAPDLGERPARQVHRAIEALAHHHLGVDLRARDAA is encoded by the coding sequence GTGGCCGGAACGCGAGTGAGCACGGAGGCCGTGGTGCTGCGGTCGATGCGCTACGGCGAGGCCGACCGGATCCTGCACGCCATCACGCCCGAGCTGGGCCGGATCGGCGCGATCGCCCGCGGCGCGCGGCGGCCGAAGAGCAAGCTCGGCGGCCGCCTGGAGCCGCTCGCGGTCGTCCGGGTCGAGCTGCTGCGCGGGCGCAGCGACCTGATGACCGTGGTCGGGGCGGACACCGTCGTCGTCCACCACCGGATCCTGACGAGCCATGCGGCGCTCACCCACGCTCAGCGCGCGTGCCACGTCGTCGACCGCACGTGCGTGCCCGACGAGCCGTCGGAGCGCGTCCACGGCCTGCTGCGCACCCTGCTCGCGGTGCTCGACGCCCGCCCGGAGCGGGCGACGGAGGGGCTGCAGCTGGCCTTCCGGCTGAAGCTCCTCTACGCGCTCGGGCTGCAGCCGGCCCTGGGCTCGTGCGTGCGCTGCGGCCGCGCCGAGGACCTCGTCGGGTTCGACGCGGCCCAGGGCGGCGTGGTCTGCGCCAGCTGCCAGGGCGACGCGCCGACGGTCGAGCCGGCCGCCCTGGCGTTCATGGTCGCGGCGCTCGGCGCCCCGCTGGCCGACGCGCCCGACCTCGGCGAGCGGCCGGCCCGCCAGGTGCACCGCGCGATCGAGGCGCTCGCGCACCACCACCTGGGCGTCGACCTGCGTGCCCGCGACGCCGCATGA
- the grxC gene encoding glutaredoxin 3 → MSSITVYTTNACPFCVRAKALLDARGLDYEEINLGRDPETRAELAQKTGMMTFPQILIDEQLVGGFDELSAADKSGRLAEMVGA, encoded by the coding sequence ATGAGTTCGATCACGGTCTACACCACGAACGCCTGCCCCTTCTGCGTCCGCGCGAAGGCCCTCCTCGACGCCCGCGGCCTGGACTACGAGGAGATCAACCTGGGCCGCGACCCCGAGACCCGCGCCGAGCTGGCGCAGAAGACGGGGATGATGACCTTCCCGCAGATCCTCATCGACGAGCAGCTCGTCGGCGGCTTCGACGAGCTCTCCGCCGCGGACAAGTCCGGCCGCCTGGCCGAGATGGTCGGCGCCTAG
- the mutM gene encoding bifunctional DNA-formamidopyrimidine glycosylase/DNA-(apurinic or apyrimidinic site) lyase gives MPELPEVETVTRQLAPHLEGRRLDRVRILDPRWCVPDDAEATEEALAGRTITRLERRGKHLVWRTDGGTLLLHLRMTGTLLVGASPDVPYQRVVLTLDDGTVVRFCDPRRFGTGRWFAADGDADAHLDARLGPEPLGDAFDGAALHAAVVGRRAPIKALLLDQTVVAGVGNIYADEALFHARIHPLRPGAQLTRRQCDALAAGVKRALNDGLASGGATIDDFRHVDGFEGWFQLDFRVHRRAGEPCPECGAAVVKRTVAGRGTYSCDRCQTRPRVRRAGRTVAR, from the coding sequence ATGCCCGAGCTGCCCGAGGTCGAGACCGTCACCCGCCAGCTCGCGCCGCACCTCGAGGGTCGCCGCCTGGACCGCGTGCGGATCCTCGATCCGCGCTGGTGCGTCCCCGACGACGCCGAGGCGACGGAGGAGGCGCTGGCCGGCCGCACGATCACGCGCCTCGAGCGGCGCGGCAAGCACCTCGTGTGGCGGACGGACGGCGGCACGCTGCTGCTGCACCTGCGGATGACGGGGACGCTGCTCGTCGGCGCGTCGCCCGACGTCCCGTACCAGCGCGTCGTGTTGACGCTCGACGACGGGACGGTCGTGCGCTTCTGCGACCCGCGCCGGTTCGGCACGGGCCGCTGGTTCGCCGCCGACGGGGACGCGGACGCGCACCTGGACGCGCGCCTGGGGCCCGAGCCGCTCGGCGACGCGTTCGACGGCGCGGCGCTGCACGCCGCGGTGGTCGGCCGCCGCGCGCCGATCAAGGCGCTGCTGCTCGACCAGACGGTCGTCGCGGGCGTGGGCAACATCTACGCGGACGAGGCGCTCTTCCACGCCCGGATCCACCCGCTCCGTCCGGGGGCGCAGCTGACGCGGCGGCAGTGCGACGCGCTCGCCGCCGGGGTCAAGCGGGCGCTGAACGACGGCCTGGCGTCCGGGGGCGCGACGATCGACGACTTCCGCCACGTCGACGGGTTCGAGGGCTGGTTCCAGCTCGACTTCCGCGTGCACCGGCGGGCCGGCGAGCCGTGCCCGGAGTGCGGCGCGGCGGTGGTCAAGCGGACGGTGGCCGGCCGCGGGACGTACTCCTGCGACCGCTGCCAGACCCGCCCGCGCGTCCGGCGGGCGGGGCGGACGGTGGCGCGCTAG